A region from the Spirochaeta thermophila DSM 6192 genome encodes:
- a CDS encoding Ldh family oxidoreductase: MSERMITTTPEWLKEKAVLRLSEAGLPRDQAAVVAEVLVFADLRGVHSHGVMRIPHYAERIRRGGINTSSTFPISPRGRVAFLLDAQGGMGHVAANKATEAALELVSKEGLALAGIRRTSHAGAMSYYVQKALDAGVAALVVANTDPAVVPPGGKVPFLGTNPLAFGFPGLKDHVLLDMATSEVALGKVLYAREKNTTIPPTWAVDEEGNPTTDPHRAKWLLPFGGYKGYGIILMIELLTSVLIGGAFGPHLVKMYGELEKQRNLAMWMLFIDPGLFRAADEVKALCQELVDEIHAQPSVSGEQVMVPGEPEQRTMERYLKEGIPLAEPVWRYLEEGR, translated from the coding sequence ATGTCAGAGCGCATGATCACCACCACGCCCGAATGGCTCAAGGAGAAGGCTGTACTCAGGCTCTCGGAGGCAGGGTTGCCTCGTGACCAGGCCGCTGTTGTGGCCGAGGTGCTCGTCTTCGCCGACCTGCGGGGCGTCCATTCCCACGGGGTGATGCGGATCCCCCACTATGCCGAGCGGATCAGGAGGGGAGGCATCAACACCTCCTCCACCTTCCCGATCTCTCCCCGGGGCAGAGTGGCCTTTCTCCTGGATGCCCAGGGAGGGATGGGACACGTGGCTGCGAACAAGGCCACCGAAGCCGCTCTGGAGCTCGTCTCGAAGGAGGGACTCGCCCTCGCCGGCATCCGTCGTACCAGCCACGCCGGCGCCATGTCGTACTACGTGCAGAAAGCCCTCGATGCGGGGGTTGCGGCCCTCGTGGTGGCGAACACCGATCCCGCGGTGGTCCCTCCCGGCGGCAAGGTTCCCTTTCTCGGCACGAACCCCCTCGCCTTCGGCTTTCCGGGGCTGAAGGACCACGTGCTCCTCGACATGGCGACGAGCGAGGTGGCCCTGGGGAAGGTGCTCTACGCGAGGGAGAAGAACACCACCATCCCGCCCACCTGGGCCGTGGACGAGGAGGGCAATCCCACCACCGATCCCCACAGGGCGAAGTGGCTCCTCCCGTTCGGCGGCTACAAGGGCTACGGTATCATCCTCATGATCGAGCTCCTCACCAGTGTGCTCATAGGCGGGGCCTTCGGACCTCACCTGGTGAAGATGTACGGCGAGCTGGAGAAACAGCGCAACCTCGCCATGTGGATGCTCTTCATCGACCCCGGGCTGTTCAGGGCCGCCGACGAGGTGAAGGCTCTCTGTCAGGAGCTGGTGGACGAGATCCACGCACAGCCCTCTGTCTCGGGTGAGCAGGTGATGGTTCCCGGGGAACCGGAGCAGAGGACCATGGAACGGTATCTCAAGGAGGGGATCCCCCTCGCCGAACCGGTGTGGCGCTATCTCGAAGAGGGGCGGTGA
- a CDS encoding 4-phosphopantoate--beta-alanine ligase has product MSVEIPPDHPRYRSLLYRERLIEGMEKKVTAPAGLIAHGRGEAFDYLLGERTHPHAHTAIRQAAFLFLTSRHPVVSVNGNVAALCPEELVRLSKVTGAPLEVNLFYRSREREEAITRVLREHGAERVLGVGAEAVIPELSSERRRVDPEGILEADCVFVPLEDGDRTEALVRLGKKVITVDLNPLSRTARTATVTIVDNIVRALPLFIEVIERHRDDPSSLAVPDYDNKRILAEALSAIVRHLTAIAHELSD; this is encoded by the coding sequence ATGAGCGTGGAGATCCCCCCCGACCATCCGAGGTACCGTTCCCTCCTCTACAGGGAACGGCTCATCGAAGGGATGGAGAAGAAGGTCACCGCGCCCGCAGGGCTCATCGCCCACGGGAGGGGCGAGGCCTTCGACTATCTCCTGGGCGAGCGGACCCATCCCCACGCCCACACGGCCATACGTCAGGCGGCCTTCCTCTTCCTCACGAGCAGGCACCCGGTCGTCTCGGTGAACGGGAACGTGGCGGCCCTCTGCCCCGAGGAGCTGGTCCGCCTCTCCAAGGTGACGGGGGCCCCCCTCGAGGTGAACCTCTTCTACCGGAGCCGCGAGCGCGAGGAGGCGATCACACGGGTGCTCAGGGAACACGGTGCCGAGCGGGTGCTCGGCGTGGGGGCCGAGGCCGTCATCCCCGAGCTCTCGAGCGAGCGGCGCAGGGTCGATCCCGAGGGGATCCTCGAGGCGGACTGCGTCTTCGTGCCTCTGGAGGACGGCGACCGCACCGAGGCCCTCGTGCGCCTGGGAAAGAAGGTCATCACCGTGGACCTCAACCCCCTCTCCCGCACGGCCCGGACCGCCACGGTGACCATCGTGGACAACATCGTGCGCGCCCTTCCCCTCTTCATAGAGGTGATCGAACGCCACAGGGATGACCCCTCCTCCCTCGCGGTCCCCGACTACGACAATAAGAGGATCCTGGCCGAGGCCCTCTCGGCCATCGTGCGCCACCTCACCGCCATAGCCCACGAGCTCTCAGACTGA
- a CDS encoding methyl-accepting chemotaxis protein: MPEPPTPAPTAPPTLPATLHLASLTPLLERQREVLSSLLKAVESLTPPPRLEALLSSIDTALAEISAPSPSRPPSSLQHLTETIRSLLEDLERYEDEAEEALLHMETVQTTTHEVEEFLQAIDEISERINILALNAAIEAAHAGEAGRGFSVVADEIKKLAEATAEHTTSISSAVTTLTTTLKTTTTLTPERTLSPLKTRLQELLDRILQLEEDLARPTLEGERGSLTSRLRTLKEELVSLQERTLHSFQETKQRMTHGLRELEDILETLEDRIQP; encoded by the coding sequence ATCCCGGAACCCCCGACACCCGCCCCCACCGCTCCTCCGACCCTACCCGCCACCCTCCACCTCGCATCCCTCACCCCGCTCCTTGAGCGGCAACGGGAAGTCCTGAGTTCGCTCCTCAAGGCCGTAGAATCCCTCACCCCGCCCCCCCGGCTCGAAGCCCTCCTCTCCTCCATCGACACCGCACTCGCAGAGATCTCTGCACCCTCCCCCTCCCGCCCCCCCTCCTCACTCCAGCACCTCACCGAGACCATCCGGTCGCTCCTCGAAGACCTGGAACGCTACGAAGACGAAGCGGAAGAGGCCCTCCTCCACATGGAGACCGTCCAGACCACTACCCACGAAGTGGAGGAGTTCCTCCAGGCCATAGACGAGATCTCGGAACGCATCAACATCCTCGCCCTCAACGCAGCCATCGAGGCCGCCCACGCAGGCGAAGCAGGAAGGGGCTTCTCGGTGGTGGCGGACGAGATCAAGAAACTCGCCGAGGCCACGGCGGAGCACACCACCTCCATCTCCTCGGCCGTCACCACCCTCACCACCACCCTCAAGACGACCACCACCCTCACCCCCGAACGGACCCTCTCCCCCCTCAAGACCCGGCTCCAGGAACTCCTCGATCGGATCCTCCAGCTCGAGGAAGACCTCGCGCGCCCCACCCTCGAAGGAGAGAGGGGCAGCCTCACCTCGCGCCTCCGGACGCTCAAGGAGGAGCTGGTCTCCCTCCAGGAACGCACCCTCCACTCCTTCCAAGAGACGAAGCAACGCATGACACACGGACTCCGCGAACTCGAGGACATCCTCGAGACCCTGGAAGACCGGATCCAGCCCTGA
- a CDS encoding pantoate kinase → MQQVTVFCPGHVTGLFHVPPQPDDLLSQGSLGAGFSIDRGVRTTVSIEKGEGIEVYIGGTEAEDPQLSVQTVAAFARAAGGLPEGKVVVRHEPEVPVGAGLGTSGAAAVGIALGLNALVGGKLSEEEVYQVAHKAEILAQTGLGTVLGLYAGGCKVSVTMGAPGRGEARTIEAPETIRVVIGVAGPFPTQTALQDEGVRARVEEAGRALHAALAAEPTFERFLDLSREFSRRVDLFSPAVRPLAEACAKEGIHHAMLMFGDGLYSLVEEARAPEVEALYRRLLPGATIFVCSITRERGKVV, encoded by the coding sequence ATGCAGCAGGTAACCGTCTTCTGTCCCGGTCACGTCACCGGGCTCTTCCATGTCCCCCCGCAGCCGGACGACCTCCTCTCACAGGGATCGCTCGGTGCGGGTTTTTCCATCGACCGTGGGGTGCGCACCACGGTCTCGATCGAAAAGGGCGAGGGGATCGAGGTGTACATCGGCGGCACGGAGGCCGAGGATCCGCAGCTTTCGGTGCAGACCGTGGCCGCCTTTGCCCGCGCGGCCGGAGGGCTCCCCGAGGGCAAGGTGGTGGTGCGCCACGAGCCCGAGGTGCCGGTGGGCGCAGGACTCGGGACGAGCGGGGCCGCGGCCGTGGGGATCGCCCTCGGCCTCAACGCCCTCGTGGGGGGGAAGCTCTCGGAGGAAGAGGTCTACCAGGTGGCCCACAAGGCCGAGATACTCGCACAGACCGGCCTCGGCACGGTCCTCGGCCTCTACGCCGGGGGATGCAAGGTGAGCGTGACGATGGGCGCGCCGGGGAGGGGCGAGGCGCGGACCATTGAGGCACCCGAGACGATCCGGGTGGTGATAGGGGTGGCAGGCCCCTTCCCCACCCAGACGGCCCTCCAGGACGAGGGGGTGAGGGCCCGGGTGGAGGAGGCAGGGAGGGCCCTCCATGCGGCACTCGCCGCAGAGCCCACCTTCGAGCGGTTCCTCGACCTCTCCCGGGAGTTCTCCCGCAGGGTGGACCTCTTCTCCCCTGCGGTCCGCCCCCTTGCAGAGGCCTGCGCCAAGGAGGGGATCCACCACGCCATGCTCATGTTCGGCGACGGCCTCTACTCCCTGGTGGAGGAGGCCCGCGCCCCCGAGGTGGAGGCCCTCTACCGAAGGCTCCTCCCCGGCGCCACGATCTTCGTGTGCTCCATCACCAGGGAGAGGGGGAAGGTGGTATGA
- the metH gene encoding methionine synthase — protein sequence MTHPIEELLKERILILDGAMGTMIQRYHLSEADYRGTLFERGPTVDGREVALKGNHDLLVLTRPHVIEEIHRAYLEAGADIIETNTFNATRVSQREYGTEDLVERINREAARLARRVADEYSARTPHRPRFVAGVVGPTSKTLSLSPRADDPAFRELSFGELEEDYFGAVRALVEGGADLILIETVFDTLNAKAALAAVARFRRESGRAVPVMLSATISDAAGRLLSGQTPRAFLHSVLHGRPLSVGFNCAFGPEMMRPHLKAIQDAPCAVSVHPNAGLPNALGEYDQGPDQMAATLALYAREGLLNIAGGCCGTTPDHIRAIAGTLEGIAPRPIPSPRPVAVFTGLEVLDQEVAGFILVGERTNVAGSARFRRLLREERWEEALEVARAQISAGAHMIDVNVDDPLLDPPRLMRHFLSLAASEPTVARVPVMIDSSDWEVLRAGLECLQGKGVVNSLSLKDGEAIFLERARVVREMGASVLVMCFDEEGQAETFERKIAVAQRAYRLLVEEVGIPPWDIVIDPNIFAIGTGMEEHARYGVDYLEAVRWIKEHLPHARTSGGISNVSFAFRGHEGLRDAIHAVFLHHARAAGLDMAIVNPQRMMAYEEVPEEVRALIEDLIFARRRDATERLLEAAQGLSSAGPRGRGEDRAWRELPVEERLAYALKEGIQGYLGEDLEEAHRKAGSALGVIEGPLLTGMEEVGRLFGEGRLFLPQVVRAARVMREAVAILEPRLKAEQGGVGKARGVVVLATVKGDVHDIGKNIVKVVLECNGYRVVDLGVMVPPERVVEAARQGADAVGLSGLITPSLERMRETAEALDRAGLAVPLLIGGAATSRLHTALRIAPAYRGPVIHVRDASEAVQVMGRLLSEGREEFVREVRAEQARLREQGVKGRGGVLGLGEARRRRLRPGPASPVEPRVRGPQVVRMGVAEVRPYLDWRMFYKGWGLPARTPERMREAERAEAVRLREEAEGVLARMEGRVRIEGVVGFFPARDVGEDCIGVLGWGGEGVIRRLPMLRQQAVKEGEPTRSLVDFLPHEGHDYLGLFVITAGKDIEHFLAEEGPGEPYRELMVRLLADRLAEAASEYLHMLVRTTLWGYAPEEHLSPEEVLAGTYRGIRPAPGHAACPDHSLKQDIFELLGAEERLGIRLTESFMMVPPSSVAGFYFSHPESRYFAVGRITEEQLRDYARRRERPVDEVRGWLDHIVVADS from the coding sequence ATGACCCACCCTATAGAGGAGCTCCTCAAGGAGCGCATCCTCATCCTCGACGGTGCCATGGGCACTATGATCCAACGCTACCACCTCTCGGAGGCCGACTACCGGGGGACCTTGTTCGAGAGGGGGCCCACGGTGGACGGACGCGAGGTCGCTCTCAAGGGGAATCACGACCTCCTCGTGCTCACCCGGCCCCACGTGATAGAGGAGATCCACCGGGCCTACCTCGAGGCGGGCGCCGACATCATCGAGACCAACACCTTCAACGCCACCAGGGTCTCCCAGCGCGAGTACGGGACCGAGGACCTGGTGGAGCGGATCAACCGTGAGGCGGCGCGCCTCGCCCGTCGCGTAGCCGACGAGTACTCGGCCCGTACCCCTCACAGGCCGCGGTTCGTCGCAGGGGTGGTCGGCCCTACGAGCAAGACCCTTTCCCTCTCGCCCCGGGCGGACGACCCGGCCTTCCGCGAGCTCTCGTTCGGGGAGCTGGAGGAGGACTATTTCGGTGCGGTGCGTGCCCTCGTGGAGGGCGGGGCGGACCTCATCCTCATCGAGACGGTGTTCGACACCCTCAACGCCAAGGCGGCCCTCGCAGCGGTCGCGCGGTTCCGCAGGGAGAGCGGGCGGGCGGTGCCAGTGATGCTCTCGGCCACCATAAGCGATGCGGCGGGCCGTCTCCTCTCGGGTCAGACCCCCCGCGCCTTCCTCCACTCGGTGCTCCACGGCCGGCCCCTCTCGGTGGGGTTCAACTGCGCCTTCGGCCCCGAGATGATGCGCCCGCACCTCAAGGCCATCCAGGATGCGCCCTGCGCCGTGAGCGTGCATCCGAACGCCGGGCTCCCCAATGCCCTCGGTGAGTACGACCAGGGGCCGGACCAGATGGCCGCAACCCTCGCCCTCTACGCGAGGGAGGGGCTCCTCAACATCGCAGGCGGGTGCTGCGGCACCACGCCGGACCACATCCGGGCGATCGCAGGGACCCTGGAGGGGATCGCGCCCCGTCCCATTCCCTCCCCCCGACCGGTGGCGGTCTTCACCGGGCTGGAGGTGCTCGACCAGGAGGTGGCGGGCTTCATCCTGGTGGGCGAGCGCACCAACGTGGCGGGATCGGCGAGGTTCCGCCGCCTCCTCAGGGAGGAGCGGTGGGAGGAGGCCCTGGAGGTGGCGCGGGCACAGATCTCCGCGGGCGCCCACATGATCGACGTGAACGTGGACGATCCGCTCCTCGATCCTCCTCGTCTCATGCGGCACTTCCTCTCCCTCGCCGCCTCTGAGCCCACGGTGGCGCGCGTGCCGGTGATGATCGATTCCTCTGACTGGGAGGTGCTGCGGGCAGGGCTCGAGTGCCTCCAGGGTAAGGGGGTGGTCAACTCCTTGAGCCTCAAGGACGGGGAGGCGATCTTCCTCGAACGGGCCCGGGTGGTACGGGAGATGGGGGCTTCGGTCCTCGTGATGTGCTTCGACGAGGAGGGCCAGGCCGAGACCTTCGAGCGCAAGATCGCCGTGGCACAGCGGGCCTACCGGCTCCTGGTGGAGGAGGTGGGGATCCCGCCCTGGGATATCGTGATCGATCCGAACATCTTCGCCATCGGGACGGGGATGGAGGAGCACGCCCGCTACGGCGTGGACTACCTGGAGGCGGTGCGCTGGATCAAGGAGCATCTCCCCCACGCGCGCACCTCGGGTGGGATCAGCAACGTCTCGTTCGCCTTCAGGGGGCACGAGGGCCTTCGCGATGCGATCCACGCGGTCTTCCTCCACCACGCGAGGGCGGCGGGGCTCGACATGGCGATCGTGAATCCCCAGCGGATGATGGCCTACGAGGAGGTGCCGGAGGAGGTGCGGGCTCTGATCGAGGATCTTATCTTCGCCCGGCGGAGGGATGCGACGGAGCGCCTGCTCGAGGCAGCCCAGGGGCTTTCCAGTGCCGGGCCGAGGGGGCGGGGGGAGGATCGGGCGTGGAGGGAGCTGCCGGTGGAGGAGCGGCTCGCCTATGCCCTGAAGGAAGGGATCCAGGGGTACCTCGGAGAGGATCTGGAGGAGGCGCACCGGAAGGCGGGGAGCGCGCTGGGGGTGATCGAGGGGCCGCTCCTTACGGGGATGGAGGAGGTGGGGAGGCTCTTCGGCGAGGGGAGGTTGTTCCTGCCGCAGGTGGTGAGGGCGGCGCGGGTGATGAGGGAGGCGGTGGCGATCCTGGAGCCGAGGCTCAAGGCGGAGCAGGGAGGGGTCGGGAAGGCGAGGGGGGTGGTGGTGCTCGCCACGGTGAAGGGGGATGTCCACGATATCGGGAAGAACATCGTGAAGGTGGTGCTCGAGTGCAACGGGTACCGTGTGGTGGATCTGGGGGTGATGGTGCCGCCCGAGAGGGTGGTGGAGGCGGCGCGGCAGGGGGCCGATGCGGTGGGGCTGTCGGGGCTCATCACGCCGTCGCTCGAGCGGATGCGGGAGACGGCCGAGGCCCTCGATCGGGCGGGGCTGGCGGTGCCGCTCCTCATAGGGGGGGCGGCGACGAGCAGGCTCCACACGGCGCTCAGGATCGCCCCGGCCTACCGAGGGCCGGTGATCCACGTGCGGGATGCCTCGGAGGCGGTGCAGGTGATGGGGCGGCTCCTCTCGGAGGGGCGGGAGGAGTTCGTCCGGGAAGTGAGGGCGGAGCAGGCGCGGCTGAGGGAGCAGGGGGTGAAGGGGAGAGGGGGCGTGCTGGGGCTGGGGGAGGCGCGGCGGAGGAGGCTGCGGCCGGGGCCGGCTTCGCCGGTTGAGCCACGGGTGCGGGGGCCTCAGGTGGTGCGGATGGGGGTGGCGGAGGTGCGCCCCTACCTGGACTGGCGGATGTTCTACAAGGGATGGGGACTCCCTGCGCGCACGCCCGAGCGGATGCGGGAGGCGGAGCGGGCGGAGGCGGTGCGACTGCGGGAGGAGGCGGAGGGGGTGCTCGCGCGGATGGAGGGGAGGGTGCGGATCGAGGGGGTGGTGGGGTTCTTCCCGGCGCGGGATGTGGGGGAGGACTGCATCGGGGTGCTGGGGTGGGGGGGAGAGGGGGTGATCCGGCGGCTGCCCATGCTACGGCAGCAGGCGGTGAAGGAAGGGGAGCCCACCCGGTCCCTCGTGGATTTCCTGCCTCACGAAGGGCATGACTATCTCGGCCTCTTCGTCATTACCGCAGGCAAGGACATAGAGCACTTCCTCGCAGAGGAGGGGCCTGGAGAACCCTATCGCGAGCTCATGGTACGGCTCCTCGCCGACAGACTCGCCGAGGCGGCGAGCGAGTACCTCCACATGCTCGTGCGCACCACCCTCTGGGGCTATGCCCCTGAGGAACACCTCTCCCCCGAGGAGGTGCTCGCAGGCACGTACCGGGGCATCCGACCTGCGCCCGGACACGCCGCCTGCCCCGACCACAGCCTCAAACAGGACATCTTCGAGCTCCTCGGGGCGGAAGAACGCCTCGGGATCAGGCTCACCGAGTCGTTCATGATGGTCCCCCCATCCTCGGTGGCGGGCTTCTACTTCTCGCATCCCGAGAGCCGCTACTTCGCCGTGGGACGCATCACCGAGGAACAACTCCGCGACTATGCACGCCGCAGGGAAAGGCCTGTTGACGAAGTGCGAGGCTGGCTCGACCACATCGTGGTCGCAGATTCATGA